One Ahaetulla prasina isolate Xishuangbanna chromosome 10, ASM2864084v1, whole genome shotgun sequence genomic region harbors:
- the LOC131204758 gene encoding zinc finger protein 497-like isoform X2 — MQEEEEESEATSVSSGDSSPATPSANGYPGPQSKEPKLAIAMEQVDDVGDGGQDRLSSSQAPSPEWHECPECGRGFGTSRALKVHRSYHVGRKRPHSGGSSSTKPPAPPLTLPGNPDSQEGRTALTSGRGRAFHYICAECGVGFTSPATLEGHRCEHSWRRSPPAPPRNKLAPSPAPREANGDQGTDGADGPYHCTECPGEFGLVSELHEHYMLHARGEL; from the exons atgcaggaggaggaggaggaatcggAAGCAACCTCGGTATCTTCTGGAGACAGTAGCCCCGCGACCCCATCTGCCAATGGCTATCCAG GTCCCCAGAGCAAAGAACCCAAACTGGCCATCGCTATGGAACAGGTGGATGATGTTGGAGACGGAGGGCAGGATCGCCTCAgctcttcccaggctcctagcCCCGAATGGCACGAATGCCCtgaatgtgggcgtggctttggcaCATCTCGGGCCCTGAAGGTGCACCGTAGCTACCACGTGGGGCGCAAAAGGCCGCACAGTGGTGGTTCCTCTTCAACCAAGCCACCCGCACCTCCACTGACCTTGCCGGGAAATCCTGACAGCCAGGAAGGGCGGACGGCCCTGACCTCCGGCCGGGGCAGAGCTTTCCACTACATCTGTGCTGAGTGTGGCGTGGGCTTTACCTCTCCTGCCACGCTGGAGGGCCATCGCTGCGAACACAGCTGGCGCCGAAGCCCTCCAGCCCCTCCTCGTAATAAGCTTGCTCCATCTCCTGCGCCCAGAGAGGCTAACGGGGATCAGGGCACAGATGGGGCTGATGGACCATACCACTGCACCGAGTGCCCAGGCGAATTTGGCTTGGTATCCGAACTTCATGAGCACTACATGCTCCATGCTCGCGGAGAGCTGTAG